The following are encoded together in the Dermacoccus nishinomiyaensis genome:
- a CDS encoding ammonium transporter, which yields MNAHLLAAEAAPKLDYAATAFVLVCASLVLMMTPALALFYGGMTRSKSVLNMMMMSFGALGVVGIIYVLYGYSMSFGTHDIAGLIANPGDKFGLHNVADVFNSFGYEGYGNIPELAFVGFQLTFAGLTVALISGAIADRVKFSTWLVFSAIWATIVYFPIAHMVWGGGFLGGTDQGVAATMFGSTDGKATFAPIDFAGGTVVHINAGMAGLVLALIVGRRAGFGRVPMRPHNVPLTMLGAGLLWFGWFGFNAGSELAADGSAALVWVNTAAATCAAMIGWLAVEKIKDGEATSIGAASGVVAGLVAITPACGALSPVGSLILGAVAGILSALAVSLKFKFNLDDSLDVVGVHLVSGLWGTIGAGLLSTTNGLLYGKGYEQTVVQIVIALGCVAFTGVLTAVIGLALKATMGWRIDHDDELAGIDSAEHAESAYDFGGFASGTRVGHGLLPSGHGPLGGSTTGAEHNDPRGVQA from the coding sequence ATGAACGCACACCTTCTGGCGGCAGAGGCCGCCCCGAAACTCGACTATGCGGCCACCGCATTCGTCCTCGTGTGCGCATCGCTCGTGCTCATGATGACGCCCGCGCTGGCGTTGTTCTACGGCGGGATGACGCGCTCCAAGTCGGTGCTCAACATGATGATGATGTCGTTCGGCGCCCTCGGCGTCGTCGGCATCATCTATGTGCTCTACGGCTACTCGATGTCGTTCGGCACCCACGACATCGCCGGGCTGATCGCGAACCCGGGTGACAAGTTCGGTCTGCACAACGTCGCCGACGTGTTCAACTCGTTCGGGTACGAGGGCTACGGAAACATCCCCGAGCTCGCGTTCGTGGGCTTCCAGCTCACCTTCGCGGGCCTGACGGTCGCGCTCATCTCCGGCGCCATCGCCGACCGTGTGAAGTTCTCGACGTGGCTCGTCTTCTCCGCGATCTGGGCGACGATCGTGTACTTCCCGATCGCGCACATGGTGTGGGGCGGCGGGTTCCTCGGCGGCACCGACCAGGGCGTCGCCGCGACGATGTTCGGTTCGACCGACGGCAAGGCCACGTTCGCACCGATCGACTTCGCGGGCGGCACCGTCGTGCACATCAACGCGGGCATGGCGGGCCTCGTCCTCGCTCTCATCGTCGGGCGCCGCGCCGGTTTCGGCCGCGTGCCCATGCGCCCCCACAACGTGCCGCTGACCATGCTCGGCGCCGGTCTGCTCTGGTTCGGCTGGTTCGGGTTCAACGCGGGTTCCGAGCTCGCCGCAGACGGTTCGGCGGCCCTCGTGTGGGTCAACACGGCCGCCGCGACGTGTGCGGCGATGATCGGTTGGCTCGCGGTCGAGAAGATCAAGGACGGTGAGGCGACGTCGATCGGTGCCGCCTCCGGCGTCGTAGCCGGTCTCGTCGCGATCACCCCCGCCTGTGGTGCGCTCAGCCCCGTCGGCTCGCTCATTCTCGGCGCGGTCGCCGGCATCCTCAGCGCCCTGGCCGTCAGCCTGAAGTTCAAGTTCAACCTGGACGACTCGCTCGACGTCGTCGGCGTCCACCTCGTCTCCGGCCTGTGGGGCACGATCGGCGCCGGCCTGCTGTCGACGACGAACGGCCTGCTTTACGGCAAGGGCTACGAGCAGACGGTCGTGCAGATCGTCATCGCGCTCGGTTGCGTCGCGTTCACGGGCGTGCTCACCGCCGTCATCGGTCTCGCCCTCAAGGCGACGATGGGCTGGCGCATCGACCACGACGACGAGCTCGCGGGCATCGACTCCGCCGAGCACGCCGAATCCGCCTACGATTTCGGTGGGTTCGCCTCCGGTACCCGCGTCGGCCACGGCCTACTGCCGTCCGGCCACGGCCCCCTCGGTGGCAGCACCACCGGCGCAGAACACAACGACCCGCGAGGAGTGCAGGCATGA
- the mutM gene encoding bifunctional DNA-formamidopyrimidine glycosylase/DNA-(apurinic or apyrimidinic site) lyase, which produces MPELPEVEVVRRGLDDHVVGRAFVTSRVTGSRVARRHLPGPQHLADALLGRRVASAQRRGKYLWMTFEDAAPGSDGSADATVPLDRREGAVADDALVIHLGMSGQVLVESADSPLEKHAHAVFDLSAPVKLSPPRKSGERAGSGEAVDAPGVTDASERPRSEPSAQQMRFVDQRTFGGLFLDDLTVAHGREVPASIAHIAPDPLEEAFDAGAAARLMRSKDVAIKRMLLDQGIVSGIGNIYADEALWRAQVHGRRPGRMLTKTQLIGVLTAAQDVMRSALDHGGTSFDALYVNVNGASGYFDRSLDAYGQQGKPCRRCGTLIVREQFMNRSSHFCPTCQKPPRTMNRS; this is translated from the coding sequence ATGCCTGAGCTTCCCGAGGTGGAAGTCGTACGACGAGGCCTGGACGACCACGTGGTCGGCCGGGCCTTCGTCACGTCCCGGGTGACGGGCTCGCGCGTCGCACGCCGTCACCTGCCGGGGCCGCAGCATCTGGCCGACGCATTGCTCGGACGACGGGTAGCGTCGGCCCAACGGCGCGGCAAGTACCTGTGGATGACGTTCGAAGACGCCGCGCCTGGTTCTGATGGCTCGGCGGACGCGACGGTGCCGCTGGACCGGCGCGAGGGTGCGGTGGCCGACGACGCCCTCGTCATCCACCTCGGCATGAGTGGACAGGTGCTCGTCGAGAGCGCCGACTCGCCGCTGGAGAAGCATGCGCATGCGGTGTTCGACCTGTCGGCGCCTGTGAAGCTCTCGCCGCCCAGGAAGTCGGGGGAGCGCGCTGGCTCGGGTGAGGCGGTGGATGCGCCGGGGGTGACTGACGCATCGGAGAGGCCGCGCTCGGAACCATCGGCCCAGCAGATGCGCTTCGTCGACCAACGGACGTTCGGCGGGTTGTTCCTCGACGACCTGACGGTGGCGCACGGGCGCGAGGTGCCCGCGTCGATCGCGCACATCGCGCCTGACCCGCTCGAGGAGGCGTTCGACGCGGGCGCCGCCGCGCGGCTCATGCGCAGCAAGGATGTCGCGATCAAGCGGATGCTGCTCGATCAGGGCATCGTCAGCGGTATCGGCAACATCTACGCCGACGAGGCGCTGTGGCGCGCGCAGGTGCACGGTCGACGCCCGGGGCGCATGCTGACGAAGACGCAGCTCATCGGCGTGCTCACGGCGGCGCAGGACGTCATGCGTTCTGCGCTCGATCATGGCGGCACCAGCTTCGACGCCCTCTACGTTAACGTCAACGGTGCGAGCGGCTACTTCGATCGCTCTCTCGACGCCTACGGCCAGCAGGGCAAGCCGTGCCGCCGCTGCGGCACGCTGATCGTCAGGGAGCAGTTCATGAACCGCTCGTCGCACTTCTGCCCGACGTGCCAGAAGCCGCCCCGGACGATGAACCGTTCCTGA
- the smc gene encoding chromosome segregation protein SMC produces the protein MYVKSLTLKGFKSFASATNLVLEPGITCIVGPNGSGKSNVVDALAWVMGEGSARSLRGGKMDDVIFAGTSGRQPLGRAEVTMTIDNSDGALPIDYTEVTISRTMFRGGGSEYAINRTPCRLLDIQELLSDSGIGKEMHVIVGQGQLDAVLRATPEERRGFIEEAAGVLKHRRRKEKALRKLDGMEANLTRVADLTAEVRRQLGPLGRQAETARRAQAIQMTVRDARLRLLADDLVQQRARLEADVADEQAMVRRRAELDDAVRAAKAGVEEIEAEMAARAPVLERLQSQWYALSSLEEKLDSTRRLAAERATSLTAAQDETPGSGRDPEQLRRQAERVRGEELELQAKVERAQEALDAAVEVREKTEREHQVEQQRLVRIARAAADRREGLAKLHGQVEVRRSRVEAGEAELARLRASIGESATRVAEAQEELAPLEEALSDAEAAEAALNDAAEKLRADHAALLERRRVLRDERNTSAQRRSASAARAQALDETLGSDTAGLENLPAEASGVLGDVVSRLEVEPGHEAGVSLALGWAAEALLVDSHTDAAALLAALRAQDGGRVALLVAGDAPHDVTTHDWPTLPEGGVWGRDVASVPATMQSAFDVLVDRLAIVPDADGAPALVHAGARAVTLDGDVYEPTAVRGGGRPGRSRLEVRAAHEQAVRDAEIAADAEQNAENALEALTQPLAAAQDAADDAAAALAENDARIEELMAALARHHQAIAAASRERDRINDSIEQASVALDANREELMELEMRLDEAQAEPGESEPSVAERDRLATLAATAREQETEQRLTLRTLQERVRAIAGRAESLEAAARSEVAARERAQARRVRRREAAALAQAVERAAELAREQVHRARDEVTRARDAEQASKATRDGALRAARVRLQECSDQLREVTDSVHRDEMARAQQRLRIEALETRAVEELGIDPDVLVEEFGPHLPVTLFQARAGMTAGEKADTQASSGRAPSGQGSEGDDADGGPPSGPEPVASRPFERALEEKRLRTAERDLKQLGKVNPLALEEYAALEERHTFLSEQLADLRGSKKDLLSIVSEVDARVEQVFTEAFHDVAREFEGVFSRLFPGGEGRLVLTDPENMLTTGLDVEARPPGKRIKRLSLLSGGERSLVAVALLVSIFKARPSPFYIMDEVEAALDDANLGRLITLFEELRDSSQLIVITHQKRTMEVADALYGVTMRGDGVTTVVSQRLADVRVAPEPAEAS, from the coding sequence GTGTACGTCAAGTCGCTGACCCTCAAGGGGTTCAAGTCGTTCGCGTCGGCGACGAACCTCGTCCTCGAACCGGGCATCACCTGCATCGTCGGTCCGAACGGTTCCGGCAAGAGCAACGTCGTCGACGCGCTCGCCTGGGTCATGGGCGAGGGCAGTGCTCGCAGCCTGCGCGGCGGCAAGATGGACGACGTCATCTTCGCCGGCACCTCCGGGCGCCAGCCGCTCGGGCGCGCCGAGGTGACGATGACGATCGACAACTCCGACGGCGCACTGCCGATCGACTACACCGAGGTGACGATCAGCCGCACCATGTTCCGCGGCGGCGGCTCCGAATACGCGATCAACCGCACGCCGTGCCGACTGCTCGACATCCAGGAGCTGCTGAGCGACTCGGGCATCGGCAAGGAGATGCACGTCATCGTCGGCCAGGGCCAGCTCGACGCGGTGCTGCGCGCGACGCCCGAGGAACGTCGCGGGTTCATCGAAGAAGCGGCCGGCGTGCTCAAGCACCGCCGTCGCAAGGAGAAGGCGCTGCGCAAGCTCGACGGCATGGAGGCCAACCTCACGCGCGTCGCCGACCTGACGGCCGAGGTTCGCCGCCAACTCGGGCCGCTGGGACGCCAGGCCGAGACGGCGCGTCGGGCGCAAGCCATCCAGATGACGGTGCGTGACGCACGGCTGCGGCTGCTCGCCGACGACCTCGTCCAGCAGCGCGCGCGGCTCGAGGCCGACGTCGCGGACGAACAGGCGATGGTGCGGCGTCGCGCCGAACTCGACGACGCGGTGCGCGCCGCGAAGGCCGGCGTCGAGGAGATCGAGGCCGAGATGGCAGCCCGCGCTCCGGTGCTCGAACGGCTGCAGTCGCAGTGGTACGCGCTGTCGTCACTGGAGGAGAAACTCGATTCGACGCGCCGGCTCGCCGCGGAACGAGCCACCTCGCTGACGGCGGCGCAGGACGAGACGCCCGGTTCGGGCCGGGATCCCGAGCAGCTGCGGCGTCAGGCCGAGCGGGTCCGGGGGGAAGAGCTGGAGCTGCAGGCCAAGGTCGAGCGAGCCCAGGAGGCGCTCGACGCCGCCGTCGAGGTGCGCGAGAAGACTGAACGTGAACATCAGGTCGAGCAGCAGCGACTCGTGCGGATCGCGCGGGCAGCCGCAGATCGACGCGAGGGTCTGGCCAAGCTTCACGGTCAGGTCGAGGTTCGGCGTTCACGCGTGGAAGCAGGCGAGGCCGAACTCGCGCGGTTGCGCGCCAGCATCGGGGAGTCCGCGACGCGAGTGGCCGAGGCCCAGGAGGAGCTGGCGCCTCTCGAGGAGGCGCTGAGCGACGCGGAAGCCGCCGAAGCGGCGCTCAATGATGCCGCGGAGAAGCTGAGGGCGGATCACGCTGCCCTGCTCGAACGTCGTCGCGTGCTGCGCGACGAGCGCAATACTTCAGCCCAACGCCGCAGCGCCTCAGCCGCACGCGCGCAGGCGCTCGATGAGACGCTCGGTTCCGACACGGCGGGGCTCGAGAACCTCCCCGCCGAAGCGTCGGGCGTGCTCGGCGACGTCGTCAGCCGCCTCGAGGTGGAGCCAGGTCACGAAGCCGGCGTCTCGCTCGCTCTGGGGTGGGCTGCCGAGGCCCTGCTCGTCGACTCCCACACCGACGCCGCAGCTCTGCTCGCCGCCCTGCGAGCGCAGGACGGCGGCCGCGTCGCTCTCCTCGTCGCGGGAGACGCGCCGCACGACGTCACGACCCACGACTGGCCGACCCTTCCCGAGGGTGGCGTCTGGGGCCGCGACGTCGCGAGCGTACCGGCGACGATGCAGAGCGCGTTCGACGTCCTCGTCGACCGACTCGCGATCGTTCCCGACGCCGACGGCGCGCCCGCGCTCGTCCACGCCGGTGCGCGGGCCGTCACCCTCGACGGGGACGTCTACGAACCCACCGCGGTGCGTGGTGGGGGCCGCCCTGGGCGCTCCCGCCTCGAGGTGCGCGCGGCGCACGAGCAGGCCGTCCGGGACGCGGAGATCGCAGCCGACGCCGAGCAGAACGCGGAAAACGCCCTGGAAGCCCTGACGCAGCCACTCGCGGCCGCGCAGGACGCGGCGGACGATGCTGCGGCGGCGCTCGCCGAGAACGACGCGCGCATCGAGGAACTCATGGCGGCGCTCGCGCGTCACCATCAGGCGATCGCCGCGGCCTCCCGCGAGCGTGACCGCATCAACGACTCGATCGAGCAGGCGAGCGTCGCGCTCGATGCGAACCGTGAAGAGCTCATGGAACTCGAGATGCGTCTCGACGAGGCGCAGGCCGAACCGGGTGAGAGCGAACCGTCCGTCGCCGAACGAGACCGTCTGGCGACGCTCGCCGCGACGGCGCGCGAGCAGGAGACCGAGCAACGTCTGACGCTTCGCACGCTTCAGGAAAGAGTCCGCGCGATCGCTGGGCGCGCTGAATCCCTCGAGGCCGCCGCACGCTCGGAGGTCGCCGCGCGCGAACGGGCGCAGGCGCGCCGCGTCCGACGTCGGGAGGCCGCAGCCCTGGCGCAGGCCGTCGAACGGGCCGCCGAACTGGCACGCGAGCAGGTGCATCGCGCGCGCGATGAGGTGACCCGGGCGCGTGACGCCGAGCAGGCAAGCAAGGCGACTCGGGACGGGGCGTTGCGCGCCGCCCGCGTCCGCCTGCAGGAATGCAGCGACCAACTGCGCGAGGTCACCGACTCCGTCCACCGCGACGAGATGGCGCGCGCTCAGCAGCGGCTGCGCATCGAGGCGCTGGAGACGAGGGCGGTCGAGGAACTCGGCATCGACCCTGACGTCCTCGTCGAAGAATTCGGGCCGCATCTGCCGGTGACGCTGTTCCAGGCCCGCGCCGGTATGACCGCCGGCGAAAAGGCCGACACCCAGGCATCGTCGGGACGCGCTCCGTCAGGGCAGGGGAGCGAGGGCGACGACGCAGACGGCGGCCCCCCGAGCGGTCCTGAGCCCGTCGCGAGCCGCCCGTTCGAGCGGGCCCTGGAGGAGAAGCGGCTGCGCACGGCCGAACGCGACCTCAAGCAGCTCGGCAAGGTCAATCCGCTGGCCCTCGAGGAGTACGCGGCCCTGGAGGAACGGCACACGTTCCTCAGCGAGCAGCTCGCCGACCTGCGCGGCTCGAAGAAGGACCTGCTGTCCATCGTCAGCGAGGTCGACGCGCGCGTCGAGCAGGTCTTCACCGAGGCGTTCCACGACGTGGCGCGCGAGTTCGAAGGCGTCTTCTCCCGCCTGTTCCCCGGCGGTGAAGGGCGGCTCGTTCTGACCGACCCCGAGAACATGCTGACGACGGGCCTCGACGTCGAAGCGCGCCCGCCGGGCAAACGCATCAAGCGGTTGTCGCTGCTTTCCGGCGGCGAGCGCTCCCTCGTCGCCGTTGCGCTGCTCGTGTCGATCTTCAAGGCGCGCCCGAGCCCGTTCTACATCATGGACGAGGTCGAGGCGGCCCTAGACGACGCGAACCTCGGCCGCCTCATCACGCTGTTCGAGGAGCTTCGTGACTCGAGCCAGCTCATCGTCATCACGCACCAGAAGCGGACGATGGAGGTCGCCGACGCCCTCTACGGCGTGACGATGCGCGGTGACGGCGTGACGACGGTGGTCTCACAGCGTCTCGCCGACGTGCGGGTCGCACCCGAGCCGGCCGAGGCGTCCTGA
- the map gene encoding type I methionyl aminopeptidase encodes MIELRTPREIDEMKPAGAFVASVLTALREAADVGVNLLELDALAHRMITDAGAESCYIDYHPSFGASAFGKVLCTSVNDAVLHGLPHDYALKDGDLLSVDFAASLDRWVSDSAISFVVGTPREADLRLIDTTERALAAGIAAAQPGNKLGDISAAIADVCAGAGYRVNTQFGGHGVGRTMHGEPHVPNDGRAGRGLKLKPGLVIAIEPWLMAGTDQIIQDRDGWTLRSVDGSRGAHSEHTVAITAEGPLVLTARDTAAAGAPQPTA; translated from the coding sequence GTGATCGAACTGCGTACGCCCCGAGAGATCGACGAGATGAAGCCCGCCGGGGCGTTCGTCGCATCCGTCCTGACCGCCCTGCGCGAGGCCGCCGACGTCGGCGTCAACCTGCTCGAACTCGACGCTCTGGCGCACCGCATGATCACCGACGCCGGTGCGGAGTCGTGCTACATCGACTACCACCCGAGCTTCGGCGCGAGCGCGTTCGGCAAGGTGCTGTGCACGAGCGTCAACGACGCCGTCCTGCACGGCCTGCCGCACGACTACGCCCTCAAGGACGGCGACCTGCTCAGCGTCGACTTCGCCGCATCACTCGACCGCTGGGTGAGCGATTCGGCGATCTCCTTCGTCGTCGGCACGCCGCGCGAGGCCGACCTGCGCCTCATCGACACGACCGAGCGAGCCCTCGCCGCAGGGATTGCGGCCGCGCAGCCCGGCAACAAGCTCGGCGACATCTCGGCCGCCATCGCCGACGTCTGCGCAGGCGCCGGATACCGCGTCAACACGCAGTTCGGCGGCCACGGCGTCGGCCGCACGATGCACGGCGAACCGCACGTGCCCAACGACGGTCGTGCAGGCCGCGGCCTCAAGCTCAAGCCTGGCCTCGTCATCGCGATCGAGCCCTGGCTCATGGCGGGCACCGACCAGATCATCCAGGACCGGGACGGGTGGACGCTGCGCAGCGTCGACGGTTCCCGTGGCGCGCACTCCGAGCACACCGTCGCGATCACCGCCGAGGGCCCGCTCGTCCTCACGGCGCGCGACACGGCTGCCGCCGGCGCGCCGCAGCCGACGGCCTGA
- a CDS encoding IS110 family RNA-guided transposase — MNGLPERTYAVYLGLDVGKEHHHACALDPAGKRLHDKTLPQDEQRIRDLLTDLSVHGDVLVVVDQPASIGALPVAVARSMNIQVAYLPGLAMRRIADLHPGSAKTDARDAYVIADAARTLPHALRRVDVGDDALADLEVIVGFDDDLATETTRVTNRVHGLLTQIHPALERAIGGSLHHPAVLELLSRFGGPSGLRTAGRRRLLAVAKPRAPRKYQAFVDAIMTALDEQTVTVPGTRAADLVLPKLADQLAGLLAQRAEAATQVEEMLDAHPLAQVLTSMPGVGVRTGARILLEVGDASSFATPGHLAAYAGLAPVTRRSGTSIRGEHPSRSGNKNLKRAFFLAAFAALKDPASRAYYDRKRAEGKRHNAARICLARRRCDVLYAMLRDGTTYQPGRPVTPIAA, encoded by the coding sequence ATGAACGGACTACCCGAGCGCACCTACGCGGTCTACCTCGGCCTCGACGTCGGCAAAGAACACCACCACGCCTGCGCCCTCGATCCAGCAGGAAAACGACTGCACGACAAGACGCTGCCGCAAGACGAGCAACGCATCCGTGACCTACTCACTGACCTCAGTGTGCACGGTGACGTCCTCGTCGTCGTCGACCAGCCCGCCTCGATCGGTGCGCTCCCCGTGGCCGTCGCCCGTTCGATGAATATTCAGGTCGCCTACCTGCCCGGCCTTGCGATGCGCCGAATCGCCGACCTACACCCCGGCAGCGCGAAAACTGACGCCCGCGACGCGTACGTCATCGCTGATGCCGCACGCACCCTGCCCCACGCGCTACGCCGTGTCGACGTCGGTGACGACGCGCTGGCCGACCTCGAAGTGATCGTCGGGTTCGACGACGACCTCGCTACCGAAACCACTCGCGTCACCAACCGCGTCCACGGCCTGCTGACCCAGATCCACCCCGCCCTGGAACGCGCGATCGGCGGGAGCCTGCACCACCCGGCGGTCCTTGAGTTGCTGTCCCGCTTCGGTGGGCCCAGTGGCTTGCGCACCGCCGGACGCCGACGCCTGCTCGCGGTCGCGAAGCCCCGCGCGCCCCGCAAGTACCAAGCGTTCGTCGACGCGATCATGACTGCCTTGGACGAGCAAACAGTCACGGTGCCGGGCACGCGGGCTGCTGACCTCGTCCTACCGAAACTCGCCGATCAACTCGCCGGCCTGCTCGCGCAGCGCGCGGAGGCAGCGACGCAGGTGGAGGAAATGCTCGATGCGCACCCTCTTGCCCAGGTCCTGACGTCCATGCCCGGCGTGGGTGTCAGGACCGGTGCGCGCATCCTGCTCGAAGTCGGCGACGCCTCCTCTTTCGCCACACCAGGGCACTTGGCGGCCTACGCCGGGCTTGCGCCCGTCACGCGCCGCTCGGGCACCTCGATCCGCGGTGAGCATCCCAGTAGGTCGGGCAACAAGAACCTCAAACGAGCGTTCTTCCTCGCCGCGTTCGCAGCGCTCAAAGACCCCGCCTCACGCGCGTACTACGACCGCAAACGAGCTGAAGGTAAACGCCACAACGCCGCCCGGATCTGCCTCGCGCGCCGCCGCTGCGACGTCTTGTACGCCATGCTGCGCGACGGCACGACCTACCAACCAGGCCGCCCCGTCACACCGATCGCCGCTTGA
- the rnc gene encoding ribonuclease III, giving the protein MSQRPVGDLVRILSEVSGVDVDESLLRRALTHRSFAYENGGIPHNERQEFLGDAVLGLVVTETLYTDQPDAPEGHLAKQRAAVVNSRALAEVARGLELGEYLLLGRGELATGGRDKDSILADTTEAVIGTVFLSGGIEAGRRIVHHLIDPLMNRSSTMGAALDWKTSLQEATAAAGLGAPTYVVEGEGPDHDKVFTATVLVDGRTLGAGTGRNKKSAEMIAAENAWVSLRDEAAKNAGSAGGDVVCDEADAVAVTDGAHA; this is encoded by the coding sequence GTGTCGCAGCGGCCCGTCGGCGACCTCGTCCGAATCCTCTCTGAGGTTTCGGGTGTGGACGTCGACGAGTCGCTGCTTCGTCGCGCCCTGACCCACCGTTCGTTCGCGTACGAGAACGGCGGCATTCCGCACAACGAGCGCCAGGAGTTCCTCGGCGACGCCGTGCTGGGCCTCGTCGTCACCGAGACGCTGTACACGGATCAGCCCGACGCGCCGGAGGGGCACCTCGCGAAGCAGCGGGCGGCGGTCGTCAACTCGCGGGCCCTCGCTGAGGTCGCGCGCGGTCTCGAGCTGGGGGAGTACCTGCTGCTCGGGCGTGGCGAGCTCGCCACGGGTGGGCGCGACAAGGATTCGATCCTCGCCGACACGACGGAGGCCGTCATCGGCACGGTGTTCCTCTCGGGCGGCATCGAGGCGGGGCGACGCATCGTCCACCACCTCATCGATCCGTTGATGAACCGATCGTCGACGATGGGTGCCGCGCTCGACTGGAAGACGTCGCTGCAGGAGGCCACCGCTGCGGCCGGTCTCGGTGCGCCGACGTACGTCGTCGAGGGTGAAGGGCCGGATCACGACAAGGTCTTCACCGCGACCGTCCTCGTCGACGGGCGCACCCTCGGTGCCGGTACGGGGCGCAACAAGAAGTCGGCCGAGATGATCGCCGCCGAGAACGCGTGGGTGAGCCTGCGCGACGAAGCGGCGAAGAACGCCGGTTCGGCCGGCGGTGACGTCGTATGCGACGAGGCGGACGCGGTCGCCGTCACGGACGGTGCGCATGCCTGA
- the rpmF gene encoding 50S ribosomal protein L32, whose product MAVPKRKMSRANTRSRRANWKATPVAVQACPACGANKQSHMACPACGTYNGRHYGAAERTEHQA is encoded by the coding sequence GTGGCTGTCCCGAAGCGGAAGATGTCCCGCGCCAACACCCGCTCGCGCCGAGCCAACTGGAAGGCGACGCCCGTCGCCGTGCAGGCGTGCCCCGCGTGTGGTGCCAACAAGCAGTCGCACATGGCGTGCCCGGCGTGCGGTACGTACAACGGCCGCCACTACGGTGCAGCGGAGCGCACCGAGCACCAGGCCTGA
- the ftsY gene encoding signal recognition particle-docking protein FtsY: protein MDQLWEILGVVAVALVAAVMGLVAFVRSRSRKAPKVPAREESVEIPRTPPKKTQYTPSSGVRIDTSKSAAPTPAKHAQTDVVDAPRDEAPAPEVVEPADVVDETPAPEPAALERPESARGRMVRLRERLSRSNTALGKGLLALLSGGSLDDEAWEDVEDTLLQADLGVEATTQIVDNLKRRIAVHGATDEETVSGWLHEELLAQVGPDMDRRIAASRVGDRPAVVLVVGVNGTGKTTTVGKLARVLVAEDKDVILGAADTFRAAAADQLETWGARVGVPTVRSEKEGADPAAVAFDAVKAGQENECDVVLLDTAGRLHNKVGLMDELAKMKRVIEKRSPIDEVLLVLDATTGQNGMRQAEVFGQAVDVTGVVLTKLDGTAKGGIVVNVQRELGVPVKLVGLGEGPDDLAPFDPEAYVNAVLD from the coding sequence GTGGATCAGCTCTGGGAAATTCTTGGTGTCGTCGCCGTAGCGCTCGTCGCCGCTGTCATGGGCCTCGTGGCCTTCGTCCGCAGCCGTTCGCGCAAGGCTCCGAAGGTTCCGGCGCGCGAGGAATCCGTCGAGATTCCGCGCACGCCACCGAAGAAGACGCAGTACACGCCGAGTTCGGGTGTGCGCATCGACACGTCGAAGTCGGCGGCGCCCACCCCGGCGAAGCACGCGCAGACCGACGTCGTCGACGCACCGCGCGATGAAGCGCCCGCCCCCGAGGTCGTCGAGCCCGCTGACGTCGTCGACGAGACGCCCGCGCCCGAACCGGCTGCGCTCGAGCGCCCCGAGTCGGCCCGTGGGCGCATGGTGCGCCTGCGTGAGCGACTGTCGCGCTCGAACACTGCGCTCGGCAAGGGCCTGCTCGCCTTGCTGTCCGGCGGCAGCCTCGACGACGAGGCGTGGGAGGACGTCGAGGACACGTTGCTGCAGGCCGACCTGGGTGTCGAGGCGACGACGCAGATCGTCGACAACCTCAAACGCCGCATCGCCGTGCACGGTGCCACGGACGAGGAAACCGTCTCCGGCTGGTTGCACGAGGAACTGCTCGCGCAGGTCGGCCCCGACATGGATCGCCGCATCGCGGCGAGCCGTGTGGGCGATCGACCCGCTGTCGTCCTCGTCGTCGGCGTCAACGGCACGGGCAAGACGACGACCGTCGGCAAGCTCGCGCGCGTTCTCGTCGCCGAGGACAAGGACGTCATCCTCGGCGCGGCCGACACGTTCCGTGCCGCCGCAGCCGACCAGCTCGAGACGTGGGGCGCCCGCGTCGGCGTGCCCACCGTTCGCTCCGAGAAGGAGGGCGCCGACCCGGCCGCCGTCGCGTTCGACGCTGTCAAGGCCGGTCAGGAGAACGAGTGCGACGTCGTGCTGCTCGACACCGCGGGGCGCCTGCACAACAAGGTCGGTCTCATGGACGAGCTCGCCAAGATGAAGCGCGTCATCGAGAAGCGCAGCCCCATCGACGAGGTGCTGCTCGTCCTCGACGCGACGACCGGCCAGAACGGCATGCGTCAGGCCGAGGTGTTCGGCCAGGCGGTCGACGTCACGGGTGTCGTACTGACGAAGCTCGACGGCACCGCCAAGGGCGGCATCGTCGTCAACGTCCAGCGTGAGCTCGGCGTGCCCGTCAAGCTCGTCGGGCTCGGCGAGGGCCCCGACGACCTCGCGCCGTTCGACCCGGAGGCCTACGTCAACGCCGTGCTCGACTGA